TTCGTTAACCTTGTTTGAATTGCAAGATACGCAATGGTTGGATTATTTACAGGCACCTACAAAAACTATTGCCTGGTAATTAAGAAAGGAACAGAGATGACACTGACAGTTGATACTTTAACGGAATGGATGAATAATTTTACGGCCAAAATTGAGCTTAATCAACAATTCTTGAGTGATCTAGATACGCCAATCGGCGATGGTGATCATGGCTTCAATATGAATCGTGGTATGCAGGCAGTTACCCAAAAGTTAACTGAAAAACCAGCTAGCTTGATGGCTGCCTTGAAACAAATTGCAATGACTTTAATCTCTACCGTTGGTGGTGCTTCTGGACCATTATACGGTACAGCTTTTTTGGAAATGGCTAAAAAGAGCGACACAATTGATGATCTGGGTGAATTATTGGAGGCTGGATTAGCTGGCCTTGAAAAACGTGGTGGTGCTAAGCCAGGAGACAAGACAATGGTTGATGTCTGGGCGGCTCTAGTTCCTGCAGTAAAGTCTCATGATCTTACTGAAAGTAAAATTACAGCTGCTGTTGAGGCAACTAAGGACTTAGTTGCTAAGAAAGGTCGCGCATCCTACTTAGGAGAACGTTCTAAGGGGCATGTTGATCCAGGGTCACAATCAAGTGGATATTTATTTGAAGCATTATTAGAAACGAAAGGGTTGTTATGAGTTTAGGAATTACGTTAGTATCCCATGTTCCTGAAATTGCAACTGGGCTAAATCAATTATTAGCGCAGGTGGCTAGTGATGTGCCAATTACCATTGCTGCAGGTACACAAGAAAATGATATTGGCACTAACATGGAAAAAATTTTGACAGCTTTTAAAGAAAATCAGGCTGATGAAATTTTAGCTTTTTATGATTTAGGTAGCGCTAAGATGAATTTAGACATGGCAGTAGAATTAACTGATAAAGTAGTTCATCTTTATAATTCTGCCTTTATTGAGGGTGCATATACTGCTGCTAGTTTAATTCAAGCAGGAGTTGGTTTGACAGAAATTGAAAACCAATTGCAACCATTAAAAGTTAAAGATTAAAATTTGTTCATTAACTTAACATAAGGAGAAACAAAAATGCATGATAGCTTAACAATGCAGATGGTCGGCGAGTTTTTGGGTACAATTATTTTGATTTTATTGGGTGATGGTGTCTGTGCTGGCGTTAATCTGAAGAAATCTAAGGCTAACGGTGCTGATTGGGTAGTAATTGCATTAGGTTGGGGTTTTGCTGTAACCTTTGGCGTATATTGTGTCAGTTGGTTAAGTCCAGGACACTTTAATCCTGCTGTTACTCTTGGTATGGCAATTGCTGGTAAATTGCCATGGTCTTCTGTCTTACCATATTTTGCATCTCAGATTGCAGGTGCGTTTGTTGGTGGGATTTTGGTTTGGTTAACTTATTATCCGCATTGGCAAGAAACTACAGATTCAGATACAATTTTGTCGGTCTTCGCAACTGAACCAGCTATTAGAAATTATTTTTGGAACTTTTTTACAGAATTAATGGGTACTTTTGTGCTAGTCTATGGTTTACTTGCTTTTACTAAAGGAGACTTTACAGCAGGGCTTAATCCATTAATTGCTGGTTTGTTAATCACTGCAATTGGTTTATCATTAGGTGGTCCAACTGGATATGCAATTAATCCAGCCCGTGATTTGGGACCAAGATTAGCGCATCAATTATTGCCGATAGCTAATAAAGGTGGTTCTGATTGGGCATATAGTTGGGTACCAATTTTAGGCCCGCTTGCTGGCGGAAGTTTAGCAGCGTTACTCTTTAATGTGTTAATATAAAGAAAAAGTCCGATCTTTTAAATAAAGATAGGACTTTTTACGTTTGGCAAGTAACATGTTATGCTAGTATTTTAGTAATATAGATTAATAGGAGCCATTTAATAAGCATGATTAAAGAAGTTTGTGTAGAAAACTTTACTGATATTCCGCGCATGATTGCTGCAGGAGCTGACCGAATTGAATTAAATAATAATCTGGCTGTAGGTGGTACAACCCCTTCATTTGGTGTATTGCAACAAGCGGTTTTGTACGCCCATAATTTTAATATTCCAGTGGTAGTGATGATCAGACCACGTGGTGGTAATTTCAATTATAACGAGCAGGAGATTGCGATGATGGTAACTGATATTCAACTAGCAGCCTTGATTGGGGCAGACGCGGTTACTTTTGGTTGTTTAAATGCAGAAAAAACAATCGCTAAACCGATTATGAAACGCTTGATTGAGTTGGCACGAACCTCAGGTCTGGAAGTAGTAATGCATATGGCTTTTGATGAGATCCCAGAGAATTTACAAGAGCAGTCACTAAATTGGCTTGCTGACCAGGGAGTTAAACGAATATTAACTCATGGTGGTAGGTTGAATATACCCATTACTGCTACTGTTGCTCATTTACATGAAATTATTACTTGGGCAACCGAAAAAATTGAAATTTTACCTGGTGGGGGCATTACTAGCATTAATGCGCAAGAAATAGCAGCTACACTTAAAGTTGAGCAACTTCATGGCAGTAAAATTGTCTTGCCCAAATAAAATTAAGTAATTAAAATCTAAAAATTATTAAAGTCCTATGATTTGTTGTTAAGCATAGGACTTTTTTGGTCTAAAATTGCGCAGATTTTCAATACCTCCTTGATTTGTAAAAAAATTTACATTTTTTAATAAAAAACAACAGTTTTATCTGAAAAGTATTTCAATATATGTCCATCATATTGCCAATGCCCAATAAACATATAAACTAATATAAAAAAGGAGGAAATGTTTTATGAAGGTTGTAGTTATTGGTGGTAGTGGCCATATTGGTTCGTATTTAATTCCAAAGCTGGTTAAAAAAGGCTTTGAAGTTATTTCAGTAAGTCGAGGTTCACATAAGCCATATTATCAGGATCCTGTTTGGAATCATATTGAACAAATTTTTATGGATAGAAGTAAAGATATTAATTTTAATGAAAAAATCGCCAAACTAAATGCAGATATTGTCATTGATTTGATTTGTTTTGATCTCAATGATATGAAAAAAATAGTCAGAGAACTTAAGAAAACAAGCTTAAAACTTTATTTATTTTGTTCATCTATTTGGTCATATGGTAGAGCAGAAATTTTACCAGTTACTCCTAATAGCGGTAAAAGTCCAATTGATGAATATGGTAAACAAAAATATGAGTGTGAAAAGTTTTTAAAACAAGAAATAAAAGATAATAATTTTCCAGCAACAATTATTATGCCTGGTCAGATTTCTGGACCAGGATGGTCGATTATTAATCCACAAGGTAACTTAGATGATACCCTTTTTCAAAAGATTGCAGATGGTTCGGAAATTTATTTGCCAAATTTTGGAATGGAAACATTACATCATGTACATGCTTCTGACGTTGCACAATTATTTGTTGATGCAATTATGCATCGTAATATGGCTATTGGCGAAAGTTTTCATGCTGTTTCAGCGGAATCGATTACATTATATGGATATGCTAAATTTGTTTATCGATATTTTGATAAGCAATCTAAGATTAATTTTTTACCTTGGGACCAATGGACTAAATTAATTAATGATTCTGATAAAGTAGAGAAAACGTACCTCCATATCGCACGTAGTGGACAATATAGTATCAAAAATGCTAGAGAACTGCTCGATTATACACCAGAATTTTCTGTATTAGATACTATTAAATTAAGTATCCAAAGTTATTTAGATAGGGGTGTGATAGTTATAAGGTAAAGTTATTATCATCATTCAAAATAGTATTATCAAGTCTTCTTTTTTCAGTTAATTTTGATAAGTTTACTTTAGTGGCAAAATTGTTCTGATAGTCTAATGAAAAGTACGTTGAATACAGAATATCCAGTATAAAAGATGCTGATTCCAAAGAAGAGAATCCGGCAATTTTAGTATATGAATTTTCTCTTGTAGTTATATGTAAAGTGATATCAGCCAATTTCTCAAGTCGATTATTGCCAATACTGGTTATTGCAATTACTGGTACTTGTTTTTGAGATAAAAGTTCGGCAATGTGTAATAATTCTGGTGATTCTCCTGAATAGGATAGAATTATGGCGCAGTCGTTATTAGAAGATAGTAATGCTTCTTGATACATTGTATTCTGAATGGGATAAGTTGATGCATTTTTGTCAATGTGTCTCAACTTATAAACAAATTCTTCACCTAAAAAGACGATATTAGCCAATGCGAAAAACTTGATATTTGTTTTTGCTTGCATAATTTTGATAGCTTTTTTAATCTGTTCTTGTTGCAATAAACTCAATGTATCCAATAGACTTTCATTCTTTGTTTGAAATATCTTAGAAGCAATATCGTGAATTGAGTCAGTTGCTGAAAAAGGTTGGTTTGCGTTAATATTTTTAAAGTTTTTTTGTAAGTATTTAACTTCGTTCAAGAAAGCTTGCTTCATTTGAGTCCATCCTTTAAAACCAAGCTTGTGGGCAATTCTTATTAGGGTAGAAGCAGACGTGTAAGTTTGATGAGCAATATCATTTATAGAATATGATTCAATGGCTTCTTGTTTATTTAGGATGAAATCGATAATAGTTTTTTCTGACTGTGAAAAGGAAATACTTTTCATTTTTTCTTGTAAAAGCATGTTTGAAACCTCTGATATAATTATGGCTAAAATAGCTATACTTTGCATATTATAAAGAGCTCAATGAGTAGTAGATTATAATTGTTAAATTGATTATTTGAATTAATCAACTGTTATTACAGTTTATGATAAATAGATCATAGCTAATACTTAACTGTTAAAAGTATCAGATATTTTTTGGTTTGAAATTGCGCAGAATTTCAATGCCTTCGCGTTGGTATTTATTAGGGATAAAGCTCTTGCGCATCGCAATTTGCATATAAGCCCATTGCTTTTGTCCTGGTTTAAGACGAACTACATGGATTCCTTGGACATCTTGCAAACTACTCTCCATTGCTAAACTAATTCCAACATTACGTTTGACTAAATCAAACATTAGCTTCATGGTGGTTGCTGTGTAGGTGATTTGTGGAGTAAAGTCACCTAGCTTACCGATCTGTTCTAAGCATTCTCTAGTTAAAAAACCACGCGACCTTGCGATAAAATTTCTTTCTCTTAATTCGGCTGCGCTTACTTCATGAGCATTAATTAATGGATCATTCATTCCGGTAATAATTACCAATTCGGTTTTTTGTAAATTATGAATGAAATATTCTGGATCGTTAATTGGCACCATCCAAGAATAGATAGCAACATCAACTTGTCCCTCAGTTAAATCACCAAACGCATCAGCGGACCTCTCAACATTGGTATTCAGTAAATGAGTTAGATTAGCCTGATAAAATTCTTGGATAATGTCTGGTATATAAATACTACCAGCCTCTCCTGAAAAAGCTAGGCGAATTTTTTTGTCACTAGCATGTTTAACGTCGTAATCAATACTAGCGATGTCTTGCAATAATATTTTTGCTTTCTGGTAAAGTAGTTCACCCGCATTAGTTAAACTTAGTTTACTTTTGCGGTTTTTTTGCATAATAAGTGGATCTGCGAATTTGGTTGCTAGTCTTTTAACAGCCATTGATATAGTTGGCTGGGTAACATCAAAAAACTCCGCAGTTGAAGTATAGTTACCAATTTCAATCAATTTACAGAAATATAGTAAGTCTTTTTCATTTATAGCTGAACCTCGAAATAATAAAAATTATTTATAAGTGAATACTTCTCCATTATATAAAAGCAGCTAAATAATAGCAAAAATTGTTTATATATCAAGCCTAAAGGTTAATTAGTGGAGCAATTTTCAAGACTAAAATAAATTAGATTTATATTTATGGAAGCGATATATTCTTTTTGGTAAGAATTATAAAAGAAAGTTGAGGTAAAAAATTGCTTTACGATTCAACGCTCAAATGGGACGCCATATACGATGTAGTGGTCATTGGTTTTGGCGGAGCAGGAGCAGGAGCTGCTAGGTTTGCGGCTGATAAAAATGCTAAAGTTTTGTTGATTGATGCGGCGCCAGAAGGACAAGAGGGGGGCAATACTCGTTATGCAGGCGGTGCTTTTGCCTGGAGTGATAATTTTGACGATTTACGTGAATATTACAAACAGACGTATTATCCGTTTAAATATGATCCAAAGGCTTTGGATACATTTGTCGATAATGTTTTGCAAATGAAGGAATATTCTCAGAAATACTTTGGGATTACGGCACAATATACTGGAAGACGGCCAAAAGGCGAATATCCTGAATATCAACATGCAGATACAATGAGGTCGCAGACTATGACCAAAGGAATGTATAATGGCGGTTTTTGGAAATTATTGCGACAAAAAGTTTATGAACGCTTAGATAAAATTGATATTTGGTTTTCTAGTCCAGCGGAACATTTAATTCAAGATCCCGAGAGTAAGACTGTTCTAGGTGTCCAAATTAAGCATCAAGGTCAAATTAGGAATGTTGCCGCTAGAAATGGCATTGTTATGTCGTGTGGTGGTTTTGAGAATAATCCGGATATGGTCCAAACATTTTTAGATCAAGGTTCACTTGCCCCAATTGGTACTTTGTACAACCAAGGTAAAGGAATAGATTTAGCAGTTGAGGTTGGTGCTAGATTATGGCATATGGCAAATTATGATTCACATGGCTTTTCACTAAATGAAGGTAAATCGCGTGAAAAGTTTGCCTATATGATCAATTGGTCGAGTCTATTTAACGGAAGCATTTTTGTTGCAGGGGATGATGGAACGCGCTATTACCGTGAAGACGAGGAAGATCGGCATGGCTATAAATATAATCATGGAAATTGGATTATGCAACCAAATCAAAATCATCCTCATATTGTAATGGACCAAAAGCAATATAATCAATTGGCACATGATCAAACGGATAAGTCCGAGCAAATTAAAGAACTTATTTCTTATGCAATTAAGGCAGATTCGCTTCCTGAATTAGCAGCTAAAATTGCTGCTCCTAAATTAGTCCAAGCAGTTGAAGATTTTAACTATCTGACTGATGTGAAAAAGCGTGATTTGATATTAAATCGTGAGTTAAAAACTATGCGTTCATTTGCTGCTGGTCCTTACTATGCAATCCCCATTCGTCATAATATTTTACATACTCATGGTGGCGGTCGTCGTAATGAAAAGTGTGAAGTGCTTGATTTAGAGAATAATGTCATCCCGCATCTGTATGAAGCAGGTGAATTAGGCGACATATTTGCTAGTAAATATGTTGGAGCTAATAGTATTGCTGATTTGCTTATTTCTGGCAAAATTGCTGGCGAAAATGCGGCTTGGCCTAAGCGAAAGGTAATGGACTTCGATGTTATTAGTGGTGCATCTCAAAAAGCTGAGTTAAAAACTGATGCTCATAATTCGTTAACCGATTTTGTAGCAGGTGCTAACCAGGGTATAGGCATTAGTGAAAATGGGATTAATGATGTTCCAATTGTTGTACGAGTTACAGTTACTGGATCAAAAATTGTTAAGATTGAAACTCTTCAGCAAAAAGAAACGCCGAATTTGGGTGGTAAGGCTATGCCAATTTTGACCAAAAGGATGCTTGAAGAACAATCACCAGAAGTAGATGCAGTTAGTGGTGCTAGTACGACGAGTGCAGCTTTTATGCAAGCAGTGCAGCAAGCTTTAGCAAATATTAAAAAAGACGGGAGTAAAAAATGAAGGTAGCTAAAGATATGCGTTGGTGTGCCGAATATGATGTCATCGTTTTAGGCTTTGGTGGAGCAGGAGCTACAGCTGCAAGATTTGCAGCCGATAACGGTGCGCAAGTTCTAATAGTAGACGCTGCACCATCTGGACATGAAGGGGGCAATACGCGATATTCTGCGCAACACGTTGCAATGGCTCATGATAAAAAGCAAATTACTGAATATTATCAGCAGTTAGCGGCTCCTTTTCAGGTTGATGAAAACCTCTTATCTACTTATTTAGATGGTTTTGTAGAAATGCCCAAATATTTTGAAAAGTATTTTGGCCTGAAGCCCTTTATTTGGTCGCGTGATTATCAGCCAGAAGATCATTTGGCAAATAAGCAAAAGTTATGTGAATATCCTGAATATCATGGATCGACTACTTTTGATTTTGCATTAGTGCATAATCGTGACTTTGATGCTAGTTTGTGGCAAGTATTGCGTAAAGAGGTTTTAAAACGAAAAGCAAACATTGATATTTGGTTGAACTCTCGTGCTAAACACTTGCTACAAAATGAAAATGGTGAAGTAGTAGGTGTAAAAATTGAACGTAATCATAAAGAATATTTTGTACACGCAGCTAAAGGAATTGTTTTAGCGACCGGTGGTTTTGAAAATAATCATAGGATGCAACAAGATTATTTGCATGTTGATCATTTAACGCCGTTGGGTACCTTGTATAACAAAGGTGATGGTATCAACATGGCTGCTGAAGTTGGAGCGCAGATGTGGCATTTGTCTAATTATGAGTCCTTAGGAATCATTTCAGGTTATGTAATTGCTGAAGGTTCAAATCAGCGTGGTCATCAGATCAGTGGTTGGAAAAATATTAAATCTGGCTCAATCTTTGCGGTTGCTAATGATGGAACCCGCTTTATGCGCGAAGATGCTCAATTTCGGCATGGTCATATCTATCAACATGGCGATTACATATTACCGCATGCATATGATAATGCTTGGCTAGTATTTGATCAGAAACAATATGAAAAATTTGTACAAGAACAACGTGAAGGTAAATTAAAATATCAAAATTTATTTTCCAAAATAATTAGTGGTCAAACTGTTAGTCAATTAGCTGAGCAAATGTCAATTCCAAGTCAAAACCTCCTAGAAACGATTAAGAACTTTAATGATTACGCTCGTTTCGGTAAAGATTCTGAATTTGGCCGTTCTCCAGCTAGCCTTGAAGAATTTGACTTGTCTAATTCAATTTACGGTATAAAATTAGCACCGGCCGTGTTAAATACGCAAGGTGGGCCACAACGAGATGATCAAGCAAGAGTTTTAGATACTAATGGTCAACCAATTGCTAGATTATACAGTGCTGGCGAAT
This DNA window, taken from Lactobacillus sp. ESL0684, encodes the following:
- a CDS encoding MIP/aquaporin family protein, which gives rise to MHDSLTMQMVGEFLGTIILILLGDGVCAGVNLKKSKANGADWVVIALGWGFAVTFGVYCVSWLSPGHFNPAVTLGMAIAGKLPWSSVLPYFASQIAGAFVGGILVWLTYYPHWQETTDSDTILSVFATEPAIRNYFWNFFTELMGTFVLVYGLLAFTKGDFTAGLNPLIAGLLITAIGLSLGGPTGYAINPARDLGPRLAHQLLPIANKGGSDWAYSWVPILGPLAGGSLAALLFNVLI
- a CDS encoding copper homeostasis protein CutC — protein: MIKEVCVENFTDIPRMIAAGADRIELNNNLAVGGTTPSFGVLQQAVLYAHNFNIPVVVMIRPRGGNFNYNEQEIAMMVTDIQLAALIGADAVTFGCLNAEKTIAKPIMKRLIELARTSGLEVVMHMAFDEIPENLQEQSLNWLADQGVKRILTHGGRLNIPITATVAHLHEIITWATEKIEILPGGGITSINAQEIAATLKVEQLHGSKIVLPK
- a CDS encoding LysR family transcriptional regulator gives rise to the protein MNEKDLLYFCKLIEIGNYTSTAEFFDVTQPTISMAVKRLATKFADPLIMQKNRKSKLSLTNAGELLYQKAKILLQDIASIDYDVKHASDKKIRLAFSGEAGSIYIPDIIQEFYQANLTHLLNTNVERSADAFGDLTEGQVDVAIYSWMVPINDPEYFIHNLQKTELVIITGMNDPLINAHEVSAAELRERNFIARSRGFLTRECLEQIGKLGDFTPQITYTATTMKLMFDLVKRNVGISLAMESSLQDVQGIHVVRLKPGQKQWAYMQIAMRKSFIPNKYQREGIEILRNFKPKNI
- the dhaM gene encoding dihydroxyacetone kinase phosphoryl donor subunit DhaM encodes the protein MSLGITLVSHVPEIATGLNQLLAQVASDVPITIAAGTQENDIGTNMEKILTAFKENQADEILAFYDLGSAKMNLDMAVELTDKVVHLYNSAFIEGAYTAASLIQAGVGLTEIENQLQPLKVKD
- the dhaL gene encoding dihydroxyacetone kinase subunit DhaL, with product MTLTVDTLTEWMNNFTAKIELNQQFLSDLDTPIGDGDHGFNMNRGMQAVTQKLTEKPASLMAALKQIAMTLISTVGGASGPLYGTAFLEMAKKSDTIDDLGELLEAGLAGLEKRGGAKPGDKTMVDVWAALVPAVKSHDLTESKITAAVEATKDLVAKKGRASYLGERSKGHVDPGSQSSGYLFEALLETKGLL
- a CDS encoding FAD-dependent oxidoreductase, yielding MKVAKDMRWCAEYDVIVLGFGGAGATAARFAADNGAQVLIVDAAPSGHEGGNTRYSAQHVAMAHDKKQITEYYQQLAAPFQVDENLLSTYLDGFVEMPKYFEKYFGLKPFIWSRDYQPEDHLANKQKLCEYPEYHGSTTFDFALVHNRDFDASLWQVLRKEVLKRKANIDIWLNSRAKHLLQNENGEVVGVKIERNHKEYFVHAAKGIVLATGGFENNHRMQQDYLHVDHLTPLGTLYNKGDGINMAAEVGAQMWHLSNYESLGIISGYVIAEGSNQRGHQISGWKNIKSGSIFAVANDGTRFMREDAQFRHGHIYQHGDYILPHAYDNAWLVFDQKQYEKFVQEQREGKLKYQNLFSKIISGQTVSQLAEQMSIPSQNLLETIKNFNDYARFGKDSEFGRSPASLEEFDLSNSIYGIKLAPAVLNTQGGPQRDDQARVLDTNGQPIARLYSAGELGGICSNRYQGGGNLAECLIFGKIAGENVVKMPAKKSSGIANQLPRINDLLSGDDEQIYLAKNQYLGSSEKGIGGKILVRVTYQDGIIKNVEVIENHETEGIGAVAIKQIPQEIVKHNSTKVDAISGASTTTNAIQEAVNSAIQKAKNLEGRKNVR
- a CDS encoding MurR/RpiR family transcriptional regulator — translated: MLLQEKMKSISFSQSEKTIIDFILNKQEAIESYSINDIAHQTYTSASTLIRIAHKLGFKGWTQMKQAFLNEVKYLQKNFKNINANQPFSATDSIHDIASKIFQTKNESLLDTLSLLQQEQIKKAIKIMQAKTNIKFFALANIVFLGEEFVYKLRHIDKNASTYPIQNTMYQEALLSSNNDCAIILSYSGESPELLHIAELLSQKQVPVIAITSIGNNRLEKLADITLHITTRENSYTKIAGFSSLESASFILDILYSTYFSLDYQNNFATKVNLSKLTEKRRLDNTILNDDNNFTL
- a CDS encoding FAD-binding protein, translated to MLYDSTLKWDAIYDVVVIGFGGAGAGAARFAADKNAKVLLIDAAPEGQEGGNTRYAGGAFAWSDNFDDLREYYKQTYYPFKYDPKALDTFVDNVLQMKEYSQKYFGITAQYTGRRPKGEYPEYQHADTMRSQTMTKGMYNGGFWKLLRQKVYERLDKIDIWFSSPAEHLIQDPESKTVLGVQIKHQGQIRNVAARNGIVMSCGGFENNPDMVQTFLDQGSLAPIGTLYNQGKGIDLAVEVGARLWHMANYDSHGFSLNEGKSREKFAYMINWSSLFNGSIFVAGDDGTRYYREDEEDRHGYKYNHGNWIMQPNQNHPHIVMDQKQYNQLAHDQTDKSEQIKELISYAIKADSLPELAAKIAAPKLVQAVEDFNYLTDVKKRDLILNRELKTMRSFAAGPYYAIPIRHNILHTHGGGRRNEKCEVLDLENNVIPHLYEAGELGDIFASKYVGANSIADLLISGKIAGENAAWPKRKVMDFDVISGASQKAELKTDAHNSLTDFVAGANQGIGISENGINDVPIVVRVTVTGSKIVKIETLQQKETPNLGGKAMPILTKRMLEEQSPEVDAVSGASTTSAAFMQAVQQALANIKKDGSKK
- a CDS encoding NAD-dependent epimerase/dehydratase family protein, whose translation is MKVVVIGGSGHIGSYLIPKLVKKGFEVISVSRGSHKPYYQDPVWNHIEQIFMDRSKDINFNEKIAKLNADIVIDLICFDLNDMKKIVRELKKTSLKLYLFCSSIWSYGRAEILPVTPNSGKSPIDEYGKQKYECEKFLKQEIKDNNFPATIIMPGQISGPGWSIINPQGNLDDTLFQKIADGSEIYLPNFGMETLHHVHASDVAQLFVDAIMHRNMAIGESFHAVSAESITLYGYAKFVYRYFDKQSKINFLPWDQWTKLINDSDKVEKTYLHIARSGQYSIKNARELLDYTPEFSVLDTIKLSIQSYLDRGVIVIR